Proteins from one Limanda limanda chromosome 9, fLimLim1.1, whole genome shotgun sequence genomic window:
- the pcsk9 gene encoding proprotein convertase subtilisin/kexin type 9, with protein sequence MRRTSAWTRIGWALCLCASLAVSAPDLTEDDELVLDLSHPGPGPPAEPPAEPPAELLRCNKAAWRIPGQYLVMLRSGTHESQLQRTIRRLIAKASRTGHLLEILQTFSGALHGFLVKMSSDVLPLAVKLPHVHYIEEDSSIFAQSAPWNLQRLLRPYGFTSENGTYRPPNDGGKAEVYLMDGRVQSSHREVQGRVLITDFNNVPEEDGVRVHRQASQCDIHGTHIAGVVSGLDSGVARGAGIKLVRVLNCQGKGTVSGALAGLEYIRATLLTRPAEAVVVLLPFIAGFSRSLNAACRDMVASGAVVVAAAGNYRDDACLYSPASEPEVITVGAVNAADQLMSQGAGGTNFGRCVDLFAPGDDIVSASSDCSTCFTTRGGTSQAAAHTAGVAAVILSSNQNLSPVQVLHTMLSYSVSNTINLLPLSDSHRLTTPNLVAAMPPTSSTTNGELLCRSVWSERSGVASTDRAVSRCRHGEEMMGCSSYAPDGVRVGETIAMHSEQMECVADNGARGNGVYAVARCCAIGGLRCQAHASPEPGKDAECVDPQHHLTGCSSWSPAELSSNSRPHLSDGKRCVGKAGVTAHAVCCHAPSLECHLLENISADKDHVQVSCPTGWTLTDCSAVSQASAVLGPVAKGNSCSIRGATAADGVAAVAVCCRIRATEGAAPAPQ encoded by the exons ATGCGGCGCACCTCCGCCTGGACGAGGATTGGCTGGGCGCTCTGTTTGTGCGCATCTTTGGCCGTGAGCGCACCGGACCTCACCGAGGACGATGAGCTGGTCCTGGATCTGTCTCACCCTGGACCCGGACCCCCCGCCGAGCCCCCCGCCGAGCCCCCTGCCGAGCTGCTCAGGTGCAACAAG GCAGCATGGCGCATACCTGGTCAGTACCTGGTCATGCTGCGTTCAGGGACGCACGAGTCTCAGCTCCAGAGGACCATCAGGAGGCTGATAGCCAAAGCGTCCAGGACAGGTCACCTGCTGGAGATCctgcagaccttctctggagcTCTGCACGGCTTCCTGGTCAAGATGAGCAGTGACGTCCTTCCCCTG GCTGTGAAGCTCCCCCATGTCCACTACATCGAGGAGGATTCCTCTATCTTTGCTCAGAGTGCCCCCTGGAACCTTCAGAGGTTACTGCGGCCGTATGGTTTCACCTCGGAAAACGGAACATATCGACCTCCCA ATGATGGAGGGAAGGCGGAGGTGTATCTGATGGATGGTCGTGTTCAGAGTTCTCACCGAGAGGTTCAGGGACGAGTGCTCATCACAGACTTCAACAACGTCCCTGAGGAGGACGGAGTCAGAGTTCATAGACAG GCCAGTCAGTGTGACATCCACGGCACACACATAGCCGGGGTTGTGAGTGGGTTGGATTCGGGTGTTGCTCGAGGCGCTGGTATCAAGCTGGTCCGTGTGCTCAACTGTCAAGGGAAGGGGACGGTATCAGGAGCTCTGGCAG GTCTGGAGTACATCCGAGCTACTTTACTGACCCGTCCGGCGGAGGCAGTGGTCGTCCTGCTGCCTTTCATCGCTGGCTTCAGTCGTTCATTAAACGCGGCCTGTCGGGACATGGTGGCTAGCGGTGCTGTGGTGGTCGCTGCTGCAGGCAATTACAGAGATGACGCCTGCCTCTACTCGCCTGCTTCAGAGCCTGAG GTCATCACAGTCGGGGCAGTCAATGCAGCGGACCAGCTCATGTCACAGGGAGCAGGTGGCACTAACTTCGGCCGCTGCGTTGACTTGTTTGCACCCGGCGATGACATCGTTAGTGCTAGCAGCGACTGCAGTACCTGCTTTACCACCAGAGGGGGCACATCCCAAGCTGCTGCTCACACTGCAG gtGTAGCAGCAGTGATCCTTTCGTCGAATCAGAACCTGTCCCCGGTGCAGGTCCTGCACACGATGCTGAGTTACTCCGTCAGCAACACGATcaacctcctccctctgtctgacTCACATCGTCTCACTACTCCGAACCTGGTAGCAGCCATGCCTCCCACCAGCAGCACAACAA ATGGGGAGCTTCTGTGTCGGTCCGTGTGGTCAGAGAGGTCAGGGGTCGCGAGCACCGACAGGGCTGTGAGTCGCTGTCGTCATGGCGAGGAGATGATGGGATGCAGCAGCTACGCTCCTGACGGTGTCCGTGTCGGAGAAACCATCGCT ATGCACAGCGAGCAGATGGAGTGTGTTGCCGACAATGGTGCGAGGGGCAACGGTGTGTACGCTGTGGCCCGTTGTTGTGCGATAGGTGGTCTGCGGTGCCAGGCCCACGCGAGTCCTGAGCCCGGCAAAGATGCTGAGTGTGTCGACCCACAGCACCACCTGACAG GTTGTTCTTCTTGGTCCCCTGCTGAGCTCTCGTCTAATTCCCGTCCACATCTCAGCGATGGGAAGCGCTGCGTTGGTAAAGCCGGGGTAACGGCACACGCCGTGTGCTGCCACGCTCCGTCCCTGGAGTGCCACCTGTTGGAGAACATATCAGCTGATAAAGACCAC GTCCAGGTGTCCTGTCCCACCGGTTGGACTCTGACGGACTGTAGCGCCGTCTCTCAGGCCTCTGCTGTCTTGGGGCCTGTTGCTAAGGGCAACAGTTGCAGTATCCGCGGTGCAACAGCAGCTGACGGGGTAGCAGCCGTTGCCGTCTGCTGTCGCATAAGAGCGACAGAGGGGGCAGCACCAGCGCCACAATGA